One Atribacterota bacterium genomic window, GAATCCCAATCTTTCTTATTATGATTTTTTTAAACTGATTCAAGATAGGATGCAGGTAATAAAAAAAATTTACGGTCTATACTCTAATGATTCTATAATGTATGATTCCCATTTGATTACAAAGCAGAATCAGCCGGGGGAAAAGAAAAAAACTCCTAGAATATTATTGACCGGCTCAGTCCTGGACAATGCAGTGATAATTAAGGTAATTGAAGAATATGGAGGAATTATTGAGTTAGCTGACCATTGTAATGGCTGGCGTTATTATATGAATAAAATAGATGAAACTAATCCAGATAAGATTGATGCTATTGCCAGCTTTTATTTACATAAGATTTCTTGCCCAAGAATGATGGAAAGCGTAGCAAGAGAAGAAAAATTGTTGGAAATTATCACAGACAGAAAGATAGATGGAGTGATATTTTATACTCAGAAATTTTGCGATATCTCTCTGTTTCAAATACCTTTATTAAGAGAAAAAATAAAATCTCTGGGAGTACCCTCATTATGTTTAGAAGGAGAATTTAGCGACAATATTAGTGGACAGGTTAGAACGAGAATACAGGCTTTTATGGAGGCTATAGAATTTGGGTAATATAATAAATAGTGATTTAAAAGATAGAATCATCATATCCTTAGCTCAGAGCTCCTTCACCTATAAACTTATTAGGAAAGTAGGAAGTTATTATTTTAGAAAATCCGATAGTAGTTTCTTGTTCTGGTTAAATTTTTATACCAGGCAATTGGAAATAGCTTATCAGCAAAAGAAACCGGTAGTGTGGGCTAGTATATTTACTCCTTCCGAATTACTTTATGCTCTGGATCTTATTCCCCTATACCCGGAAATGATTTCTGCTTCAGTAGCTTCTCTTAATCTGGCAGATTATTTTATAGAGACAGCTGAATCTAATTTTTATTCGCCGGATTTATGTTCTTTTTACCGGGTTGCCAGTGGGATGTCTTTGAAAAATTGTCTTCCCAGACCAGATATGGTAATTTCTACTTCATTGTTATGCGATGGTTCAGTAAAATTCTTTCAAAATGTTAGCAGATATTATGGTTGTGATTACTATTTGATTGACCCACCATATGAAAGGAATCAAGGTTCTCGAAAATATTTAGTCAATGAATTAAAAAAATTAGTTCAATGGGTAAGCAAAAGAACTAATGAACAGTTTTCTTCGATTAAACTTAGAAAAGCTCTCGAATTAGCTAATCAAAGCACATTGCTGATTAAAAAAATTAACCAGATAAGGGAAAAGGTTCCTGCTCCATTATCTGGTTGGAATGCGCTTGCTTATCAGTTATATATGTATTTTGCTTCTTTGGGTTCAAGGGATGGATTGAATTTTTATGAATTACTAGCCCGGGAAGTAAAAAACAATGCAATCCAGGATAAAGGTGTTGTTGAGAGGGAGTGTATTCGAATTTTATGGTTACACCAGTTAAGACCCTACTATCCAAATATTATCTGGCAGATTATGTTAGATTATAAGGCTGTGATTGCTTTTGAAGAAATAAACCAGGTATTTTGGTTAGAATATGACCTTACTCAACCCTTTTCAGGTTTAGCAGACAAGATATTAGCCAATCCAGGCGCAGGATCTTTAAGTCGTCGCATTTCATCTATTGAAAATCTGATTAAGAAATATAAAATTGATGGAGTAATTCATTTTAATCAAAGGGGATGTCGCCAGAGTTGTGGGGGAGCTTCCATGATAAAAGATTATTTGAAGGCAAAGGGAATTCCTATGTTTATTCTGGACGGGGATGGCATAGATAAGCGCAATTACTCAGAAGGACAAACCAGAACAAGATTAGAAGCCTTTTTTGAAATTCTCAGTCAAAATAGATAAAGTCTTGAGAATTAAGATTCTTAATTATACAATTATAGAAAAAAGGAGATACCATGGTCGTAGCTGGTATAGACATCGGTGCTATAACTACTAAAGTAGTATTGATGAATGAGCAGAAAATTGAAAGCTATGTTGTTATAAAAAGTAGAGTGGGAATAAATCAGAATGCCAGAGAATGCTTTGAACAGGTATTACAGAATTCCGGTTATCAAAGAAAAGAGGTAACTTCTATTGTGGCAACTGGTTATGGCAGAATAAATGTACCATTCGCCCATAAGTGTATAACAGAAATTACCTGCCACGCCAAAGGAGCTTACTGGCTCAATCCAGCTGTACGCACTATAATTGATATAGGTGGTCAAGATAGCAAAGTTATCTCTATTTCTGAGAGTGGACAGGTTATTGACTTTATGATGAATGATAAATGTGCCGCAGGGACTGGTAGATTTCTGGAAGTAATGGCTCAAGCTTTAGAAGTAGCGCTGGAAGATTTAGGAGACCTTTCTTTGCAATCAAAAAAGAAAGTACATATTAGTTCTATGTGTACCGTATTTGCAGAATCTGAGGTTATATCACTGATTGCGGATGGTTATCGAAAAGAAGATATTATTCGCGGATTGCATGAAGCAATTACCAATCGCATATATTCTATGGTAGTTCGCTTACCTATTACAGATGTTATAGCCTTAACCGGTGGGGTAGCTAAAAACAGGGGAATAATACTAAGCTTTAAAAAGAAAATAAAGAAAAAATTGTATCTACCTCCTGAACCTCAAATAGTAGGAGCTATAGGCGCTGCTCTGCTTGCTCATGATTTAGCAAAATAAATTAATTTTATCATGGTGATAGTTGAAACTGAAATCCCCTCCTAAGAGGACCTACCGTATTACAAGTAGCCAGAGCAATGAAGGCAAAGGATTTTCAGTTTTAGAGGCCTTTCAGAAGTCATAAAAAGAGTACCCTATCAGAATTGGTCTTAAATTGGTCTTTTTTAATATGCTAAAATAGACCAAAATAATTATGAACACAATCTTTAATATAGGAGGGTATTTATAAAATCTTAAGAATAATTATTTCAGAAGTTAATATAAAATGAGAAATTGGATTAAATGTAAGGTATCTATAAAATATTTGACATTGATTTTTATTATTGTTGTTACAGGATTGGTTTTAACTGAAAGTTCTAAAGTAAAGACAGTGACTCCTTATTATCAATTACAATATCAGGCAGCAAAAATTATGTCAGAATCTTTAGAGGCTATCCGAGAAGAAAGAGAAGCGAGAGGAATACTTATCAATAATCAATTAGATCCCAACAGAACCGGATTAATTGGTGAAGAATATACCCAATTGACCACCACTCTGGGTAATCTTAGTGCCAAAAGGACTTCTACCAATCCTGATTTTGCTGCCTTAATGGTGAAATATTTTCAGCAGGCTGACTTAAAATCCGGTGATATCATAGCTGTTGGTTCCAGTGGCTCATTTCCTGCCTTAATCCTGGCTACTTTTACGGCATGCAAGGTTATGGAGATTACTCCCATCTCCATCTATGCTATAGGAGCTTCTGAGTATGGAGCCACTATTCCTGATTTTACTTTTATTGATATGCTGGAGATTTTAAATCAGAGAAACATTATCAATTATAAACTGGCAGCAGTTTCTATGGGAGGTAATCAAGATCAGGCAGAAGGGATGTTTTTCCAGGATTCTAAGAAAACTATTGAGGACATTGCTGAGCAATCACATATTACATTTATTAATACCGGTAGTTTAATAGGCAATATTCAAGAAAGGTTAAAAATTTATCGGGAAGAAGCAGAAGGGAATGTGATTGAATTATTTGTCAATATTGGAGGAGCCTCTGCCAATTTTGGAGATAGCCTTGCCTCTATTACTTTTCCTAATGGTCTAGTGCAGGGAGGTCTGGAAATTCCTGCTCTTGCAGAAAGAGGATTAATATTTGAATTTTTAGCTGCAGGGATTCCCGTAGTTCATCTCTTAAATATTCGAGATTTAGCTATAAAAAATCGCCTTCCCCTGGATCCCATCCCCTTACCGGAAATTGGTCAATCCGAAATATACTTCGAACATAAATATCAAAAAGAGATTATTATATTAACAATTTTTATAGTCATCAGCTTTATAATATACTTAAAAAAAGCAAAAATAATTATGTAAATACATAAGAAATGGGAAAAAGATAATTGCTTTTAGTGGAAAATAGATTTACAATAATGCTAATTAATTTATAAATCAAGAAGGTTTTTAATCAGGTGAGTAAGAATCATAGAGATAGAACAAAGATCATTCTGGTTCGCCATGGAGAATGTCAGGGTAACAGAGAAGGCCTATTTCGCGGAAGAAGTGATTTTCCCTTAAATGAGCTTGGATTTCTTCAAGCAAAAGAATTAGCTGCTGAGATGAGCTTATATCAACCAATTAAGATATTTACCAGCCCCCTCTTACGTGCCAAACAAACTGCACAGGTTATTGGTCAACAATGCCACGCTGAAATTGAAGTAAATGAGGGAATAAATAATATTGAATTGGGTCCCTGGGAAGGACAGGCTAAACAATTTATTGCACAGCAATACTCCGAAGAATGGAAAATATGGTTACGCGAGCCAGAAAAACTAACCGTCCCCGGTATTGAAACTTTAGATCAGGTTCAGCAAAGAGCTAGAAAAGAACTGGATAAAATTAGAAAGGATTTTGATGGCAAGACAGTGCTTATCGTTTCCCATCGTGCTGTCTTAAAGCCCTTAATAGCATCCTGTCTGGAAATGAGCAAACCTTATTTCTGGCGTATTCATATGGACACTGCGGCTTATACCATTTTACACTATGCAAGGTGGAGTGGCTATACCCTGGTCCAATTAAATCAAAACAGGCATCTCAGTGAATTTATTTCTGAGTGGGAATAAGTGGGAAGCAAATGTTTTTAACCTTAGTAAAAAGGAGAATAAAATGGATAAAATAAATTTGAGTCCTATTAAAAAGCCCTTAATAGTTTTTCTTATTCTTATTTTATTCAGTTTAACTGTTCCTTTTTTATTACCTGCCACATTTTTTGGTGCCTATCTATTCTGGATAATTTTATCACTGGTAGTTATTTTATATGGACTCCTGATCATAGGTGGTGGAAAATAAAATGAGTAGGCCATCTATTATGCTCTGGGGTTTACTAATATGGTTTCTTCTGGGTTGTTTAGTTTCTTATTTAGCCAGGAAAAGAACAGGACCGGGCATTGTCGAATACTTTATTGCTAATCGAACTATTGGCGGCTTTGTTTCGGCAATGACTTACAGTGCTACAACCTATAGTGCCTTTATGATGGTAGGTTTGGTGGGCATGACTTATTCCATGGGCATAAGCGTAATGGGTTTTGAACTATCTTATTTAATGGGAACCATATTATTATTAGTATTGTTTGCCCCTTATTTCTGGTCAATAGCAAAAAAGTATGATTGTATTTCACCGGTGGAATTACTGAGCAAGGTGTATCAGAGTCGCTTGCTGGGCGGTATTGCTACTATATTCTCTATGCTTATGTTAATACCCTATATGTCGGTTCAGTTTACTGGTATTGGCTATCTTCTGGAAACCTTAACCGGAATTCCCTATCAGGTGGGCGTTTTCTTAACTCTGATTATAATCTTAGTCTTTACTCTCTGGGCTGGTATGCGTTCTGTTGCCTGGACTGATTGTATGCAATCTGTTATTATGTTGGTTTCTTCCTTATTACTTTTATATTATGTTATGAACTACTTTATGGGAGGTGTGGGTTCCTTTTTTCAAATTATTCAAAATGACCATACTGAGCTCTTGGCAGCTAATAAAATGCCCTATCATAGATTTCTGGGACTTACTGTTCCCTGGCTTTTCTTTGCTTTAACCAATCCTCAGGTTGCCCAAAGGATGTTTATACCAAAAGATCAAAAAAGTCTCAAGATAATGATTATAGGCTTTTCTATATTTGGCCTGATTTATACCC contains:
- a CDS encoding 2-hydroxyacyl-CoA dehydratase family protein, with protein sequence MLEYPPHSQKNKIITIKKKPLIAFFCSYTPQEIILASGFQPQRVIPLGFDPSLANTFLDSNFCPFVRSILSWAIKQGQDNVMAPFILLNSCDGMRRLYDVMSYYFRDSFIYFLDLPRKRDKASEELFKSYLYDLKHSLEDFTGREITDEALQEAIRESNEFRTIFMRLDEMRKKQNPNLSYYDFFKLIQDRMQVIKKIYGLYSNDSIMYDSHLITKQNQPGEKKKTPRILLTGSVLDNAVIIKVIEEYGGIIELADHCNGWRYYMNKIDETNPDKIDAIASFYLHKISCPRMMESVAREEKLLEIITDRKIDGVIFYTQKFCDISLFQIPLLREKIKSLGVPSLCLEGEFSDNISGQVRTRIQAFMEAIEFG
- a CDS encoding 2-hydroxyacyl-CoA dehydratase family protein; the encoded protein is MGNIINSDLKDRIIISLAQSSFTYKLIRKVGSYYFRKSDSSFLFWLNFYTRQLEIAYQQKKPVVWASIFTPSELLYALDLIPLYPEMISASVASLNLADYFIETAESNFYSPDLCSFYRVASGMSLKNCLPRPDMVISTSLLCDGSVKFFQNVSRYYGCDYYLIDPPYERNQGSRKYLVNELKKLVQWVSKRTNEQFSSIKLRKALELANQSTLLIKKINQIREKVPAPLSGWNALAYQLYMYFASLGSRDGLNFYELLAREVKNNAIQDKGVVERECIRILWLHQLRPYYPNIIWQIMLDYKAVIAFEEINQVFWLEYDLTQPFSGLADKILANPGAGSLSRRISSIENLIKKYKIDGVIHFNQRGCRQSCGGASMIKDYLKAKGIPMFILDGDGIDKRNYSEGQTRTRLEAFFEILSQNR
- a CDS encoding acyl-CoA dehydratase activase — translated: MVVAGIDIGAITTKVVLMNEQKIESYVVIKSRVGINQNARECFEQVLQNSGYQRKEVTSIVATGYGRINVPFAHKCITEITCHAKGAYWLNPAVRTIIDIGGQDSKVISISESGQVIDFMMNDKCAAGTGRFLEVMAQALEVALEDLGDLSLQSKKKVHISSMCTVFAESEVISLIADGYRKEDIIRGLHEAITNRIYSMVVRLPITDVIALTGGVAKNRGIILSFKKKIKKKLYLPPEPQIVGAIGAALLAHDLAK
- the pgsW gene encoding poly-gamma-glutamate system protein encodes the protein MRNWIKCKVSIKYLTLIFIIVVTGLVLTESSKVKTVTPYYQLQYQAAKIMSESLEAIREEREARGILINNQLDPNRTGLIGEEYTQLTTTLGNLSAKRTSTNPDFAALMVKYFQQADLKSGDIIAVGSSGSFPALILATFTACKVMEITPISIYAIGASEYGATIPDFTFIDMLEILNQRNIINYKLAAVSMGGNQDQAEGMFFQDSKKTIEDIAEQSHITFINTGSLIGNIQERLKIYREEAEGNVIELFVNIGGASANFGDSLASITFPNGLVQGGLEIPALAERGLIFEFLAAGIPVVHLLNIRDLAIKNRLPLDPIPLPEIGQSEIYFEHKYQKEIIILTIFIVISFIIYLKKAKIIM
- a CDS encoding histidine phosphatase family protein yields the protein MSKNHRDRTKIILVRHGECQGNREGLFRGRSDFPLNELGFLQAKELAAEMSLYQPIKIFTSPLLRAKQTAQVIGQQCHAEIEVNEGINNIELGPWEGQAKQFIAQQYSEEWKIWLREPEKLTVPGIETLDQVQQRARKELDKIRKDFDGKTVLIVSHRAVLKPLIASCLEMSKPYFWRIHMDTAAYTILHYARWSGYTLVQLNQNRHLSEFISEWE
- a CDS encoding sodium:solute symporter family protein — its product is MSRPSIMLWGLLIWFLLGCLVSYLARKRTGPGIVEYFIANRTIGGFVSAMTYSATTYSAFMMVGLVGMTYSMGISVMGFELSYLMGTILLLVLFAPYFWSIAKKYDCISPVELLSKVYQSRLLGGIATIFSMLMLIPYMSVQFTGIGYLLETLTGIPYQVGVFLTLIIILVFTLWAGMRSVAWTDCMQSVIMLVSSLLLLYYVMNYFMGGVGSFFQIIQNDHTELLAANKMPYHRFLGLTVPWLFFALTNPQVAQRMFIPKDQKSLKIMIIGFSIFGLIYTLIVVHLGLAARHIFPEVTNTDMITPLILEKTPVLLALIVFLGIVAASVSTINSIILTLSSMCTVDIYGQLFEVEEKTKLIFGKIMVPVIAILAFLFSLGKFGIIVELSVMSSAGLLALAPSYFGIFWPKRDLIAALSSIIIGGLSVITMYFTGYYPLGIWPGVWCIIISTIIFIVIAEIRFPKHKAI